Proteins from one Archocentrus centrarchus isolate MPI-CPG fArcCen1 chromosome 8, fArcCen1, whole genome shotgun sequence genomic window:
- the LOC115784110 gene encoding adhesion G protein-coupled receptor E2-like — MTGRWNLLVLVLFLCLIMGHSVPCPDGFSCNTKKTVFTDINECEDYNPCGDNTICKNTNGSYYCQCQDGFRSPTGEVNFTDGGCKDIQECLEITNICGPNAKCNNAIPYYLCICNDGFISTTGKKNFSRDENASCEDIDECQRENVCGHNASCINTRGSYYCVCNAGFELKSGRFIFSGNLEQCEALNCDVFKDMLEEKFPIVKQLKKLYLQLTESKNQNQSDQMSWKEEFLKTLLSAIDEFLSSGVLNDKRKVSTFLDLVETALRLTARFIKSPGENRTSTHTELEMVTHKGPIIPKGNTVLSTKHAKLDIQMEIAAGDPADYLGFSAVSLMSYSNLENSTQFFDGMKPQKNQSFKINSKVVTVTVSNRNTSHLKTPVKLTLYHLQQKTQMHSCVFWDSSLKGGSWSDRGCSVVESNLNYTVCSCNHLSSFAVLMSLYEIENKFELQLITWVGLSLSLICLFICILTFSMIHSIKSPRTTIHLHLCISLFIANLVFLAGISQTANKVGCAVVAGVLHFSYLAAFCWMCLEGIQLFRMVVLVFNTNFKTLYMMAGGYGVPAVIVAISAIANSEGYGTERYCWLNLGLIWSFFGPACVIIIINIFFFLITVWKLALKFSSLNPDLDNLHKIKAFTITAVAQLCVLGIMWIFGCFQFEESTITMSYLFTIFGSLQGVMLFVMHCLFSKQVREEYENILTRFCVPRKKSYKEFSYSSKAQGSKSTQDTGESHISEAKQ, encoded by the exons ATGACAGGAAGATGGAACCTTCTTGTACTGG ttcttttcCTCTGCCTAATCATGGGGCATTCAGTACCCTGCCCTGATGGATTTAGCTGCAATACGAAGAAAACAGTTTTCACAG ACATAAACGAATGTGAAGATTACAACCCATGTGGAGATAATACGATCTGCAAGAACACAAATGGGAGCTACTACTGCCAGTGTCAGGATGGCTTTAGGTCACCAACAGGGGAGGTGAATTTTACAGATGGTGGATGCAAAG ATATCCAAGAATGTTTGGAAATCACAAACATCTGTGGACCTAACGCCAAATGTAACAATGCAATCCCCTATTACTTGTGCATCTGTAACGATGGATTCATTTCTACCACTGGGAAGAAAAACTTTAGTCGTGATGAAAATGCTTCATGTGAAG ATATTGATGAATGTCAGAGAGAAAATGTCTGTGGTCACAATGCTTCCTGTATAAACACACGAGGCAGCTATTACTGTGTCTGCAATGCTGGCTTTGAACTAAAATCTGGCAGATTCATCTTCTCAGGGAATCTGGAGCAATGTGAAG CATTAAACTGTGATGTTTTCAAAGACATGCTGGAAGAG AAATTTCCCATTGTGAAGCAGCTCAAAAAACTCTATCTGCAACTCACAGAGAGCAAAAATCAGAACCAATCTGATCAGATGAGCTGGAAGGAAGAATTCCTGAAG ACATTGTTGTCTGCGATAGATGAGTTCTTGTCCAGTGGTGTCCTCAATGACAAAAGGAAAGTCTCCACCTTTCTGGATTTGGTAGAGACAGCTCTGAGGCTAACTGCTCGCTTCATAAAGAGTCCAGGGGAAAACAGAACTTCCACTCACACAG AGCTGGAAATGGTCACACATAAGGGACCTATTATACCCAAAGGAAACACAGTCTTATCAACTAAGCATGCTAAGTTGGATATCCAGATGGAGATAGCTGCTGGAGATCCCGCCGATTATCTTG GCTTTTCAGCAGTGTCCTTGATGAGCTATTCAAACCTGGAAAACTCTACACAGTTCTTTGATGGGATGAAACCACAAAAGAACCAGAGCTTTAAGATAAACTCCAAAGTGGTCACTGTCACTGTCAGTAACAGAAACACAAGCCACCTCAAAACGCCAGTCAAACTAACTCTGTACCACCTACAACAG AAAACTCAAATGCACAGCTGTGTGTTCTGGGATTCCTCACTGAAAGGAGGATCATGGTCTGATCGTGGCTGCAGTGTGGTGGAGTCAAACCTGAATTACACTGTGTGCTCCTGTAACCACCTGAGCAGCTTTGCTGTACTCATGTCCCTCTATGAGATTGAG AATAAGTTTGAGTTGCAGCTGATCACCTGGGTGGGCCTGTCCCTTTCACTGATTTGCTTATTCATCTGTATCCTGACGTTCTCGATGATCCACTCCATTAAAAGCCCAAGAACCACCATCCACCTGCATCTCTGCATCAGCCTCTTCATTGCAAACCTTGTCTTTCTAGCAGGCATCTCTCAGACAGCAAACAAG GTTGGCTGCGCAGTGGTAGCAGGGGTTCTGCATTTCTCCTACCTGGCAGCATTTTGCTGGATGTGTCTGGAGGGCATTCAACTGTTCAGGATGGTTGTCCTCGTCTTCAACACCAACTTCAAAACCCTCTACATGATGGCAGGTGGCTATGGTGTTCCAGCTGTTATTGTTGCGATCTCTGCCATAGCTAATTCTGAGGGATATGGCACTGAGAGATA CTGTTGGCTAAATCTGGGATTAATTTGGAGTTTCTTTGGCCCTGCCTGTGTCATCATCATT ataaacattttcttctttcttataACTGTGTGGAAATTAGCACTTAAGTTCTCAAGTTTGAACCCTGACCTTGACAACCTGCACAAAATAAA GGCATTCACCATTACTGCAGTggctcagctgtgtgtgttgggaATCATGTGGATTTTTGGTTGTTTCCAGTTTGAAGAAAGCACTATAACCATGTCTTACCTGTTCACCATTTTTGGCAGTCTTCAGGGTGTTATGCTCTTTGTCATGCATTGTCTGTTTTCCAAACAG GtgagagaagaatatgaaaacatCCTCACCAGATTTTGTGTGCCTCGGAAGAAGAGCTACAAAGAGTTCAGTTACTCCAGCAAAGCTCAA GGATCCAAGAGCACTCAGGACACGGGAGAGTCTCATATTTCAGAAGCTAAACAGTGA
- the LOC115785176 gene encoding adhesion G protein-coupled receptor E1-like yields MGHSVPCPDGFSCNRKKTVFTDINECEDYNSCGDNTICKNTNGSYYCQCQDGFRSPTGEVNFTVGGCKDIQECSEITNICGPNAKCDNAIPYYLCICNDGFISTTGKKNFSRDENASCEDIDECQRENVCGHNASCINTQGSYYCVCNAGFELKSGRFIFSGNLEQCEALNCDVFKDMLEEKFPIVKQLKKLCLQLTESKNQNQSDQMSWKEEFLKTLLSAIDELLSSGVLNDKRKVSTFLDLVETALRLTAPFIKSPGENRTSTHTELEMVTHKGPIIPKGNTVLSTKHAKLDIQMEIAAGDPADYLGFSAVSLMSYSNLGNSTGDFSDGTKLQKNQSFKINSKVVTVTVSNRNTSHLTKPVKLTLRHLQQANHTSHVCVFWDSEEGGSWSDRGCSVMESNLEYTLCSCNHLGTFAIFTAFYEIEDKFELQLIIWVGLSLSLICLLFCILTFSMMHSIKSPRTTIHLHLCINLFIANLLFLAGISHMVNQDGCAVVTAILHFCYLVAFCWICLDSVQLFRMIVLVSNVNFKMLYMMAGGYGVPALIVAISVFANYQAYGTDRYCWLSVGFIWNFFGPACAVIIINIFFFFITVWKLAQKFSSVNPDLDDIHKIEAFTINAVAQLFVLGNVWIFGRVLFQQNRTAMSFLTIFGSLEGVTLFIVYCLFSSQVREEYKCILSRICAPWKKRDTKSCYSSSRKARHLQNLTVYHCLENMKGNSFEVDKNFACFRECQGYKSLIFEELDSDLGQKSNLLKSSASDFQT; encoded by the exons ATGGGGCATTCAGTACCCTGCCCTGATGGATTTAGCTGCAATAGGAAGAAAACAGTTTTCACAG ACATAAACGAATGTGAAGATTACAACTCATGTGGAGATAATACGATCTGCAAGAACACAAATGGGAGCTACTACTGCCAGTGTCAGGATGGCTTTAGGTCACCAACAGGGGAGGTGAATTTTACAGTTGGTGGATGCAAAG atatcCAAGAATGTTCGGAAATCACAAACATCTGTGGACCTAACGCCAAATGTGACAATGCAATCCCCTATTACTTGTGCATTTGTAATGATGGATTCATTTCTACCACTGGGAAGAAAAACTTTAGTCGTGATGAAAATGCTTCATGTGAAG ATATTGATGAATGTCAGAGAGAAAATGTCTGTGGTCACAATGCTTCCTGTATAAACACACAAGGCAGCTATTACTGTGTCTGTAATGCTGGCTTTGAACTAAAATCTGGCAGATTCATCTTCTCAGGGAATCTGGAGCAATGTGAAG CATTAAACTGTGATGTTTTCAAAGACATGCTGGAAGAG AAATTTCCCATTGTGAAGCAGCTCAAAAAACTCTGTCTGCAACTCACAGAGAGCAAAAATCAGAACCAATCTGATCAGATGAGCTGGAAGGAAGAATTCCTGAAG ACATTGTTGTCTGCGATAGATGAGCTCTTGTCCAGTGGTGTCCTCAATGACAAAAGGAAAGTCTCCACCTTTCTGGATTTGGTAGAGACAGCTCTGAGGCTAACTGCTCCCTTCATAAAGAGTCCAGGGGAAAACAGAACTTCCACTCACACAG AGCTGGAAATGGTCACACATAAGGGACCTATTATACCCAAAGGAAACACAGTCTTATCAACTAAGCATGCTAAGTTGGATATCCAGATGGAGATAGCTGCTGGAGATCCCGCCGATTATCTTG GCTTTTCAGCAGTGTCCTTGATGAGCTATTCAAACCTGGGAAACTCTACAGGTGACTTCTCTGATGGGACGAAATTGCAAAAGAACCAGAGCTTTAAGATAAACTCCAAAGTGGTGACTGTCACTGTCAGTAACAGAAACACAAGCCACCTCACAAAGCCAGTCAAACTAACTTTGCGCCACCTACAACAG GCAAATCATACATCCCACGTCTGTGTGTTCTGGGATTCAGAGGAAGGAGGATCATGGTCTGATCGTGGCTGCAGTGTGATGGAGTCAAATCTGGAATATACTTtgtgttcctgtaaccacctggGGACCTTTGCTATATTCACGGCTTTCTATGAGATTGAG GACAAGTTTGAGTTGCAGCTGATCATCTGGGTTGGCCTGTCACTTTCACTGATTTGCTTACTCTTCTGTATCCTGACTTTCTCAATGATGCACTCCATTAAAAGCCCAAGAACCACCATCCATCTGCATCTCTGCATCAATCTCTTCATTGCTAACCTACTTTTTCTAGCAGGAATTTCTCACATGGTGAATCAG GATGGCTGTGCAGTGGTAACAGCAATCCTGCATTTCTGCTATCTGGTGGCATTTTGCTGGATATGTCTGGACAGTGTACAACTTTTCAGGATGATAGTTCTTGTCTCCAATGTCAACTTTAAAATGCTTTATATGATGGCAGGTGGCTATGGAGTGCCAGCACTTATTGTTGCCATCTCTGTCTTTGCTAATTACCAGGCATATGGCACTGACAGATA TTGTTGGCTAAGCGTGGGATTCATTTGGAATTTTTTTGGTCCTGCATGTGCTGTCATCATT ataaacattttcttctttttcatcacTGTGTGGAAGCTAGCACAGAAGTTCTCAAGTGTAAACCCTGACCTGGATGACATACACAAAATAGA GGCATTCACCATTAATGCAGTGgctcagctgtttgtgttgGGCAACGTGTGGATCTTTGGTCGTGTGCTGTTTCAACAAAACCGTACAGCCATGTCTTTCCTCACCATCTTTGGCAGCCTTGAAGGCGTTACACTCTTCATTGTATATTGTCTCTTTTCCAGTCAG GTGAGGGAAGAGTACAAATGCATCCTGTCCAGGATTTGTGCTCCTTGGAAGAAGAGAGACACAAAATCTTGCTACTCCTCCTCCAGAAAAGCTCGT CACCTTCAAAACTTGACTGTTTACCATTGTTTGGAGAACATGAAGGGCAACAGCTTTGAAGTGGATAAAAACTTTGCTT GTTTCCGTGAATGCCAAGGATACAAGAGTCTCATATTTGAGGAGCTAGACAGTGACCTGGGACAAAAGTCTAATTTGCTGAAGAGCTCTGCTTCAGACTTTCAGACATAG